One stretch of Mus pahari chromosome 5, PAHARI_EIJ_v1.1, whole genome shotgun sequence DNA includes these proteins:
- the Rpl31 gene encoding 60S ribosomal protein L31 yields the protein MAPAKKGGEKKKGRSAINEVVTREYTINIHKRIHGVGFKKRAPRALKEIRKFAMKEMGTPDVRIDTRLNKAVWAKGIRNVPYRIRVRLSRKRNEDEDSPNKLYTLVTYVPVTTFKNLQTVNVDEN from the exons ATGGCTCCCGCAAAGAAGGGTGGCGAGAAGAAGAAGGGCCGTTCTGCCATCAACGAGGTGGTGACCCGGGAATACACCATCAACATTCACAAGCGCATCCATGGAGT GGGCTTCAAGAAGCGTGCTCCTCGGGCACTCAAAGAAATTCGGAAGTTTGCCATGAAGGAAATGGGAACACCAGATGTGCGCATTGACACCAGGCTCAATAAAGCCGTCTGGGCCAAGGGAATAAG GAATGTTCCATACCGCATCCGAGTACGCTTGTCCAGAAAACGGAATGAAGATGAGGATTCCCCAAACAAGCTTTACACGCTGGTAACTTACGTGCCTGTTACCACATTCAAAA ATCTACAGACAGTCAATGTGGATGAAAACTAA